From Planktothrix tepida PCC 9214, one genomic window encodes:
- a CDS encoding pyridoxal-phosphate-dependent aminotransferase family protein: LKWLHQTQNDVLILTASGTGAMEAGIINFLSRGEKVLCGCNGKFGERWAEVATAYGLEVDTVTAEWGQPLDPEQFRAKLEADTNKEIKAVIITHSETSTGVINDLETINRHVKAHGALMIVDAVTSLGAVHLPIDEWGIDVVASGSQKGYMIPPGLGFVSVSEKAWEAYKNANLPRYYLDLGLYRKSAKKNTNPFTPPVNLFFALQVTLQMMKKEGLENIFARHQRLTKISREAVKALGLSLFAADECASPAITAVAPPEGLNAEDVRAVVKKKFDIILAGGQDHLKGKIFRIGHLGFVSDRDILTAIAALEAALRELGYEGFTPGAGVAAAARVLAES, from the coding sequence CCTGAAATGGTTACACCAAACCCAAAATGATGTGCTGATTTTAACCGCCAGTGGCACTGGGGCAATGGAAGCCGGAATTATTAATTTCCTCAGTCGCGGGGAAAAGGTGTTATGCGGTTGTAATGGGAAATTCGGCGAACGTTGGGCCGAAGTCGCCACCGCCTACGGGTTAGAAGTCGATACCGTTACGGCTGAATGGGGACAACCCCTCGACCCTGAACAATTTCGGGCGAAATTAGAAGCAGATACTAACAAAGAAATTAAAGCCGTTATTATCACCCACAGCGAAACGTCTACAGGTGTAATTAACGATTTAGAAACCATTAATCGCCATGTTAAAGCCCATGGGGCGTTAATGATTGTCGATGCCGTTACTAGCTTAGGGGCGGTGCATCTTCCTATCGATGAATGGGGGATTGATGTTGTTGCTTCCGGTTCCCAAAAAGGGTATATGATTCCCCCTGGTTTAGGATTTGTTTCAGTCAGTGAGAAAGCCTGGGAAGCGTATAAAAATGCTAACCTTCCTCGCTACTATTTAGATTTGGGTTTATATCGCAAATCTGCTAAGAAAAATACCAATCCTTTTACCCCTCCGGTGAACTTGTTTTTTGCTTTACAAGTCACGTTACAAATGATGAAAAAAGAAGGGCTAGAGAATATTTTTGCCCGTCATCAACGGTTAACTAAAATTAGCCGGGAAGCCGTTAAAGCATTAGGATTATCATTATTTGCAGCCGATGAATGTGCCAGTCCTGCCATTACGGCTGTTGCTCCGCCTGAAGGGTTAAATGCTGAAGATGTTCGGGCGGTTGTTAAGAAGAAATTCGATATTATTTTAGCCGGAGGACAGGATCACCTCAAGGGTAAAATTTTCCGTATTGGTCATTTAGGATTTGTTAGCGATCGCGATATTCTAACAGCAATTGCGGCGCTAGAAGCTGCGTTACGGGAACTCGGTTATGAAGGGTTTACTCCTGGTGCGGGAGTGGCTGCGGCGGCTCGTGTGTTAGCTGAATCTTAA
- a CDS encoding DUF2949 domain-containing protein, which translates to MTPINYSRFIRFLQEDLSLSPDSIAMAERANHPAESQHKYPDASPLSMTLWQYGLVTLEQLDKIFDWLETA; encoded by the coding sequence ATGACACCAATCAATTACTCTCGGTTTATTCGTTTTTTACAAGAAGATTTATCGCTTTCTCCTGACTCTATTGCGATGGCAGAACGAGCTAATCATCCGGCGGAATCTCAACATAAATATCCCGATGCTAGTCCGTTATCTATGACCCTGTGGCAATATGGTTTAGTCACATTGGAACAGTTAGATAAAATCTTCGACTGGTTAGAAACTGCCTAA